Proteins co-encoded in one Luteolibacter sp. Y139 genomic window:
- a CDS encoding DUF6797 domain-containing protein: protein MRPYPYQLAPFVLAAAAITAPLKAAEWYQEMQIGPAWAESFAGTFDGQEQVAAVKGVLLDLGDGTRALFDTETLRVVTVYKGDVHWGGTPWTGAHGQLVKTANEKDFVFNTVPGPGWANEAGSFEDKRTSMDFTLYTAKRDASKVTAACGNIPNAQYKGFYRYGTRIVFEYTVNGTRVLEHLEQGKDGFVRHFEVAAHAKPLALLAADDASAFTTENGSAKSGSGLSVATGGSGAVLAPAADKATRLIANLAPAEKATTFTISYVRGGTAKPVAPFNVTGATKGGEGIWKDVITTKGEVSTDKKSPWVTDTLTLPENNPWHSNIRFAGFDFIDEDTAAISTWNGDVWTVKGLKGDWSKLEWKRFASGLFQPLGIKVVDGTVYVHGRDQITKLHDLNKDGEADQYECFFNGVAVSPNFHEFAFDLQTDSNGDFYFSKAAPVRPGGRGFDTIFPNHGTVMRLSKDASSFEVIATGLRAPGGLGVGPNGEITTGENEGSWQPCCKINYMAKNERPKFFGTEPSRQGLKDAPYTEPLVYLPMDVDNSGGSQVWVPKGAKFGLKEGELIHLSYGQSSVFRVLFANVGDTLQGGVTKLPIKLGSSAMRARFHKDGSMYVAGFRGWQTNAANECAVQRIRYNAGATIPVPDKLEITEKGVRLHFETELDKETATDPESYSAQRWDYVRGPQYGSGEFSVDNVEAEARKNAVEKESKEQHKRDNIKISAARLLADGKTVEIDLEGHKPSMSLKVGFDLENKDGEVLQGDVHCTVRAMGK, encoded by the coding sequence ATGCGCCCGTACCCGTATCAATTGGCACCCTTCGTTCTTGCCGCCGCAGCCATTACCGCGCCCCTGAAAGCCGCGGAGTGGTATCAGGAAATGCAAATCGGTCCCGCCTGGGCCGAGTCCTTCGCCGGCACCTTCGATGGCCAGGAGCAAGTCGCCGCCGTGAAAGGCGTGCTCCTCGATCTCGGCGATGGCACCCGCGCCCTCTTCGACACCGAGACCCTGCGCGTGGTGACCGTTTACAAGGGCGACGTCCACTGGGGCGGCACCCCATGGACCGGCGCTCACGGCCAGCTGGTCAAGACCGCCAACGAAAAGGACTTCGTCTTCAATACCGTCCCCGGTCCGGGCTGGGCGAACGAAGCCGGCAGCTTCGAGGACAAGCGCACGAGCATGGACTTCACGCTCTACACCGCGAAGCGCGACGCCAGCAAGGTAACCGCCGCCTGCGGTAACATCCCGAACGCCCAGTACAAGGGCTTCTACCGCTACGGCACCCGCATCGTATTCGAATACACCGTCAATGGCACCCGCGTGCTGGAGCACCTCGAGCAGGGCAAGGACGGCTTCGTCCGCCATTTCGAAGTCGCCGCCCACGCCAAGCCGCTCGCGCTCCTCGCCGCCGATGACGCCTCCGCCTTCACCACCGAAAACGGCAGCGCCAAGTCCGGCTCCGGCCTCTCCGTCGCTACCGGCGGCTCCGGTGCCGTGCTCGCTCCCGCCGCGGACAAGGCCACCCGCCTGATCGCCAATCTCGCTCCTGCGGAAAAAGCCACCACCTTCACCATTTCCTACGTCCGCGGCGGCACCGCCAAGCCCGTCGCTCCCTTCAATGTGACCGGCGCCACCAAGGGCGGCGAAGGCATCTGGAAGGACGTCATCACCACCAAGGGCGAGGTCTCCACCGACAAGAAGTCGCCGTGGGTCACCGACACCCTCACCCTCCCGGAAAACAATCCGTGGCACTCGAACATCCGCTTCGCCGGCTTCGACTTCATCGATGAAGACACCGCCGCCATCTCCACCTGGAATGGCGACGTCTGGACCGTGAAGGGCCTCAAGGGCGATTGGAGCAAGCTCGAGTGGAAGCGCTTCGCTTCCGGCCTCTTCCAGCCGCTCGGCATCAAGGTGGTGGACGGCACCGTCTACGTCCACGGCCGCGACCAGATCACCAAGCTGCACGATCTCAACAAGGACGGCGAGGCCGACCAATACGAGTGCTTCTTCAATGGCGTCGCCGTCTCGCCGAACTTCCACGAGTTCGCCTTCGACCTCCAGACCGACTCGAATGGTGACTTCTACTTCTCGAAGGCCGCCCCGGTCCGCCCCGGCGGTCGCGGCTTCGACACCATCTTCCCGAACCACGGCACCGTGATGCGCCTCTCGAAGGACGCCTCCAGCTTCGAGGTCATCGCCACCGGCCTGCGCGCCCCCGGCGGCCTCGGCGTCGGCCCGAATGGGGAAATCACCACCGGTGAGAACGAGGGATCGTGGCAGCCCTGCTGCAAGATCAACTACATGGCGAAGAACGAGCGTCCGAAGTTCTTCGGCACCGAGCCAAGCCGCCAGGGCCTGAAGGATGCTCCCTACACCGAACCGCTCGTTTACCTGCCGATGGACGTCGACAACTCCGGCGGCTCCCAGGTCTGGGTGCCGAAGGGTGCCAAGTTCGGCCTCAAGGAAGGCGAGCTGATCCACCTCTCCTACGGCCAGTCCTCGGTCTTCCGCGTGCTCTTCGCCAATGTCGGCGACACCCTGCAAGGCGGCGTGACCAAGCTGCCGATCAAGCTCGGCTCCTCCGCCATGCGCGCCCGTTTCCACAAGGACGGCTCCATGTATGTCGCCGGCTTCCGCGGCTGGCAGACCAATGCCGCCAACGAGTGCGCCGTCCAGCGCATCCGCTACAACGCTGGCGCCACCATCCCCGTGCCGGACAAGCTCGAGATCACCGAGAAGGGCGTGCGCCTCCACTTCGAGACCGAACTCGACAAGGAAACCGCCACCGATCCGGAAAGCTACTCCGCCCAGCGCTGGGATTACGTCCGCGGCCCGCAGTATGGCTCCGGCGAATTCTCGGTCGACAATGTCGAGGCCGAAGCCCGCAAGAACGCCGTCGAGAAAGAGTCGAAGGAGCAGCACAAGCGCGACAACATCAAGATCAGCGCCGCTCGCCTGCTGGCCGATGGCAAGACCGTCGAGATCGACCTCGAAGGCCACAAGCCCTCCATGTCGCTCAAGGTCGGCTTTGATCTTGAGAACAAGGACGGCGAAGTCCTCCAGGGCGACGTCCATTGCACCGTCCGCGCGATGGGCAAGTAA
- a CDS encoding trifunctional glycosyltransferase/class I SAM-dependent methyltransferase/polysaccharide deacetylase, whose product MSVSVIVPARNAAATLPRTLESLLEQTFADWEAIVVDDGSTDRTAAIAGEFAAKDKRFRLLRQENAGVSVARNAGIAVANGEWLLFLDSDDWIGPQHLELMTGVLKERPELDAVLCGWVRVLPDGSLLGKGNFPPEGDLFEILASRCALAIHACLVRRSLVQAVGGFDATLATCEDWDLWQRVARTGTKFALLREVLAYYRMRPASLTTDGSRFLADGLQVIERGHGPDSRVLEPLPVHAKGLSPERLAGAKMRFACWPAAVALGQGQDARPLLEMLGDARDAVLDPSFVAASIFEAAPLPTCRCLSEWHALWPMVVHRLDDLLRALEERSKVPRLARRARRALEAMIAEQTGSPRPLKAGLTHAEVVEVTKPLRDVIAAGAERLVCDLIMEGKPLGRVRLPVCDGIVPASVLADAIVAEHAWPVLGAFFERTLYGDLRVEESEEGVAIFRGDLCLASGLHAAASTDWSTAHDHIGWTVFLQELWGAPESPEAAFYEPYPGEVPEVATRFDVELGGEIHDRELDVNAAEVAVTIGGAGIGLMGVAVEEGCLSAAALRAAINAAGGFELCRVAVREALLGRSFDASGTLRERLAELAGNQGQHGAGVTFGPRPVQPIGTSASRRAAFPAAALAELSHAATISRQPVGHFYQTNGTRRLVLHAPGIVAPFGIEPFKRTSTTSELKSGVQAHDGHHFEALFASGEDPWDYTNDYEQVKYEQTLSLLPDGPIPDALELACAEGHFTVQFAGRTGNLLAMDISQIALSRAAKRCSAFDHIRYGHCDLIRDEIPGMYDLVVCSEVLYYVGETGNLERVAEKIAAAIKPGGHFLTAHANLVVDEPDKAGFDWDVPFGSKVIGETFARTPGLHLVKELRTPLYRVLLFRRTDDASTIVPEFIEDDRLGEMPEAVSRHVLWNGGEVRRVEAAKLASTYRLPILMYHRVAPEGVEATSRWRVTPEAFEEQLRYLRDAGFYSVTLEQWREAAQAKKPLPGRAVLLTFDDGYRDFAEHAWPLLKRYGFTAIMFLVAGRIGGTNEWDRAFGEEVELMDWDEILRLQKEGVEFGAHTVTHEPLTGLSPTDLVRELVRSRAMLEAKLKYPVDAIAYPYGDQDRAVQHLTGACGYTFGLSCKPGTCRFQDSLLELPRIEVMGGMTLPEFVVSLGS is encoded by the coding sequence ATGAGCGTTTCTGTCATCGTCCCTGCCCGCAATGCTGCGGCTACCCTGCCGCGTACCCTGGAATCTCTGCTGGAGCAGACCTTTGCCGATTGGGAGGCGATCGTAGTGGATGATGGGTCGACTGATCGCACGGCGGCGATTGCGGGAGAGTTCGCGGCGAAGGACAAGAGGTTCCGACTGCTGCGTCAGGAGAATGCGGGTGTCAGTGTCGCACGCAATGCCGGGATCGCGGTGGCGAATGGTGAGTGGCTGCTGTTCCTGGATTCGGATGACTGGATCGGGCCGCAGCATCTCGAGCTCATGACCGGGGTCTTGAAGGAACGGCCGGAGCTGGATGCGGTGCTTTGCGGTTGGGTGCGGGTGCTGCCGGATGGCTCGCTGTTAGGGAAGGGGAACTTTCCGCCTGAAGGTGATCTGTTTGAGATCCTCGCGAGCCGCTGTGCGCTGGCGATTCATGCGTGTCTGGTGCGGCGATCGCTGGTGCAGGCGGTGGGTGGCTTTGATGCGACGTTGGCGACGTGTGAGGATTGGGATCTCTGGCAGCGTGTCGCGCGGACGGGGACCAAGTTCGCGCTGCTTCGCGAGGTACTGGCTTATTACCGAATGCGGCCTGCGTCGCTCACGACGGATGGCTCGCGGTTTTTGGCGGACGGGCTGCAAGTGATCGAGCGAGGTCATGGGCCAGACTCGCGGGTATTGGAGCCGCTGCCGGTTCACGCGAAGGGCCTGTCGCCGGAGCGCTTGGCGGGAGCGAAGATGCGCTTTGCCTGTTGGCCGGCTGCGGTGGCGCTCGGGCAGGGACAGGATGCCCGGCCGCTGCTGGAGATGCTGGGCGATGCCCGCGATGCGGTGCTGGATCCGTCTTTCGTCGCCGCTTCGATCTTCGAGGCCGCGCCATTGCCGACCTGCCGCTGCTTGTCCGAGTGGCATGCGCTGTGGCCGATGGTGGTGCATCGACTCGATGATCTTCTCAGAGCGCTTGAAGAACGTTCGAAAGTTCCGCGGCTGGCCCGGCGGGCGCGGCGTGCCTTGGAGGCGATGATTGCCGAGCAGACTGGGTCTCCGCGTCCCTTGAAGGCAGGACTGACGCATGCGGAGGTCGTGGAGGTCACGAAGCCGCTGCGGGATGTCATTGCGGCGGGTGCGGAGCGCCTGGTCTGCGACTTGATCATGGAGGGCAAGCCGCTGGGGCGTGTCCGGTTGCCGGTGTGTGATGGCATCGTGCCGGCATCGGTCCTCGCCGATGCGATCGTGGCGGAGCATGCATGGCCTGTTCTCGGGGCATTCTTCGAGCGGACGCTTTATGGTGATCTCCGGGTGGAGGAGAGCGAAGAAGGCGTTGCGATTTTCCGTGGTGATCTTTGTTTGGCGAGCGGGCTGCACGCCGCGGCGAGCACCGACTGGTCGACGGCTCATGACCACATCGGATGGACCGTGTTTCTCCAAGAACTCTGGGGTGCTCCGGAGTCTCCGGAGGCAGCCTTCTATGAGCCTTATCCGGGCGAGGTTCCGGAAGTGGCGACGCGATTCGATGTCGAACTGGGTGGCGAAATCCACGATCGCGAGCTCGATGTGAATGCCGCTGAAGTGGCGGTGACGATCGGTGGGGCTGGGATCGGACTGATGGGCGTGGCGGTGGAGGAAGGATGCCTGAGCGCGGCTGCATTGCGTGCTGCGATCAATGCGGCGGGTGGGTTCGAGCTTTGTCGCGTGGCGGTTCGTGAGGCGTTGTTAGGGAGGTCGTTTGATGCTTCCGGGACGCTGCGGGAGCGGCTCGCGGAACTGGCCGGCAATCAAGGACAGCATGGCGCGGGAGTGACCTTCGGCCCGCGGCCGGTGCAGCCGATTGGAACCAGTGCGTCGCGCCGTGCGGCATTTCCTGCCGCGGCCTTGGCGGAGCTGAGTCATGCCGCGACGATCTCCCGCCAGCCGGTGGGGCATTTCTATCAGACGAATGGCACGCGGCGACTGGTGCTTCACGCGCCCGGGATTGTCGCGCCATTTGGCATCGAGCCCTTCAAGCGAACCTCCACGACCAGCGAACTCAAATCGGGCGTCCAAGCTCATGATGGGCATCACTTCGAAGCGCTGTTCGCTTCCGGCGAGGACCCGTGGGACTACACCAACGACTACGAGCAGGTGAAGTACGAGCAGACGCTCTCGCTGCTGCCGGACGGGCCGATCCCGGACGCGCTGGAGCTGGCCTGCGCGGAAGGACATTTCACCGTTCAGTTCGCGGGGCGCACGGGCAATCTGTTAGCCATGGATATTTCGCAGATCGCCTTGTCGCGGGCTGCGAAGCGCTGTTCCGCGTTTGATCACATTCGCTACGGGCACTGTGATTTGATCAGGGACGAGATCCCGGGCATGTATGATCTCGTGGTGTGTAGCGAGGTGCTCTACTACGTCGGAGAAACAGGGAACCTGGAACGGGTGGCGGAGAAGATCGCCGCAGCGATCAAGCCCGGCGGTCATTTCCTCACCGCGCACGCCAACCTCGTCGTCGATGAACCGGACAAGGCGGGCTTTGATTGGGACGTGCCTTTTGGCTCGAAGGTGATTGGCGAGACCTTTGCCCGGACTCCCGGGCTTCATCTGGTGAAGGAGCTCCGCACGCCGCTGTATCGCGTGCTGCTTTTCCGACGCACGGACGATGCTTCGACGATTGTCCCGGAATTCATCGAGGACGACCGGCTTGGTGAGATGCCAGAAGCTGTTTCCCGCCATGTGCTGTGGAATGGTGGCGAGGTTCGCCGGGTGGAGGCGGCGAAGCTGGCGAGCACCTATCGCCTGCCGATCCTGATGTATCATCGGGTGGCTCCCGAAGGTGTGGAGGCGACGTCGCGCTGGAGGGTGACGCCGGAGGCCTTTGAAGAGCAGCTCCGTTACTTGCGCGATGCGGGCTTTTACAGTGTCACGCTGGAGCAATGGCGTGAGGCGGCGCAGGCGAAGAAGCCGCTACCGGGGCGAGCGGTGTTGCTGACCTTCGATGATGGTTATCGCGACTTTGCCGAACACGCGTGGCCTTTGCTGAAGCGCTACGGTTTTACTGCGATCATGTTCCTCGTGGCGGGGAGAATCGGCGGGACCAATGAATGGGACCGGGCCTTCGGTGAGGAGGTCGAGCTGATGGACTGGGATGAGATCCTGAGGCTGCAGAAAGAGGGTGTGGAATTCGGCGCGCACACGGTGACGCATGAGCCGCTTACCGGGCTGTCGCCGACCGATCTTGTTCGTGAGCTTGTGAGGTCGCGGGCTATGCTTGAGGCGAAGCTAAAGTATCCGGTGGATGCGATCGCCTATCCCTATGGCGATCAGGATCGGGCGGTGCAGCACCTGACCGGTGCGTGTGGCTATACCTTCGGGCTGAGTTGCAAGCCGGGGACGTGTCGTTTCCAAGACTCGCTGCTGGAGTTGCCTCGCATCGAAGTGATGGGTGGGATGACCCTGCCGGAATTCGTGGTGAGCTTGGGGTCCTAG
- a CDS encoding DUF456 domain-containing protein: MWEGITHWSEGIMHWGGWGTAGTGLAWVITSCLLIAGLVGCIVPILPGHLIVLIAAIAHRLMLGREGSGMEWWSFVILTVLMAISQALEFAAGAAGTKWFGGTKWGAWGALVGGIVGMFFFPFGLLLGPLIGAFILEKWGAKQELKPAAVSGVGSVVGTVAGMGMKFVIGVVMIAWFFIDCFWVK, from the coding sequence ATGTGGGAGGGAATCACGCACTGGAGCGAGGGAATCATGCATTGGGGCGGCTGGGGCACGGCGGGGACCGGGCTGGCGTGGGTGATCACGTCCTGCCTGCTGATCGCGGGGCTGGTCGGCTGCATCGTCCCGATCCTGCCGGGGCACCTGATCGTGCTGATTGCTGCCATCGCCCACCGGCTGATGTTGGGGCGCGAGGGATCCGGGATGGAGTGGTGGTCCTTCGTGATCCTAACCGTGCTGATGGCGATCTCACAAGCGCTTGAGTTTGCGGCCGGTGCGGCAGGCACGAAGTGGTTCGGCGGCACCAAGTGGGGCGCGTGGGGCGCGCTGGTGGGCGGGATTGTGGGGATGTTCTTTTTTCCGTTCGGCCTGCTGCTGGGGCCGCTGATCGGGGCGTTCATCCTCGAAAAATGGGGCGCGAAGCAGGAGCTGAAGCCGGCCGCGGTCTCCGGGGTGGGGTCGGTGGTGGGCACCGTGGCGGGGATGGGGATGAAGTTCGTCATCGGCGTCGTGATGATCGCTTGGTTCTTCATCGATTGCTTCTGGGTGAAGTGA
- a CDS encoding HNH endonuclease signature motif containing protein, producing MPFSREVADEALVRCAQTCCLCRRYSGTAMQTHHIIQEASGGSNELENCIPLCLLCHEEVGSYNPAHPIGRKFTPEELRGHRDIWFQFVAAHPERIGNSSEALFRSLKSSQESTTEVRAIVEPYWRETMVWSKEGGSRMEEIFTAKVRNQGAQPIYVDSIGFTVGERKYPGRFAPRSTKSHDESREVLPGRFQIFSFFEVKMESEDVPLIDGMYLVTGAGRTFENRGIDLRRLIEQFQDEPSS from the coding sequence ATGCCCTTCTCACGAGAGGTCGCCGACGAGGCGTTGGTGCGGTGTGCACAGACATGTTGTCTGTGTCGAAGGTATTCAGGCACCGCCATGCAGACGCACCACATCATTCAGGAAGCTAGCGGCGGATCGAATGAACTTGAGAACTGCATTCCACTTTGTTTGCTCTGCCATGAAGAGGTGGGTTCATATAACCCAGCGCACCCGATTGGTCGTAAGTTTACCCCGGAGGAGCTCCGCGGTCATCGGGACATTTGGTTCCAATTTGTGGCAGCCCATCCTGAAAGGATCGGAAATTCCTCTGAAGCCCTATTTAGGTCCCTCAAGTCTAGTCAGGAATCAACTACTGAGGTTCGCGCAATTGTGGAGCCCTACTGGCGTGAAACTATGGTGTGGTCAAAAGAAGGCGGATCCCGGATGGAGGAAATCTTCACCGCCAAGGTCCGCAATCAGGGAGCGCAACCAATTTATGTGGACTCCATTGGGTTCACAGTTGGAGAAAGAAAGTATCCGGGACGATTTGCACCACGGTCAACAAAGTCGCATGACGAATCACGCGAGGTGCTACCTGGACGTTTTCAAATTTTCTCCTTTTTTGAGGTGAAGATGGAAAGTGAAGATGTCCCGCTTATTGATGGGATGTATCTTGTTACCGGAGCAGGTCGCACGTTTGAGAATAGGGGCATCGATTTGCGGCGCCTTATAGAGCAATTTCAGGACGAACCCTCCAGCTAG